AATTTCCCATTCGACGCCATGCGATTCGGCAACTTCAATGAAATTCTCTATGCTTGGCGACAACATCAGCCTCGCCATCCGGATTGCACCGGTTGACAGCGGATTGATGACACGCGTTGCACCGGCTCTCTGCATCTTTTCTGCTGCACGTTCGCCACTGCCGCGTGCCACGATTTGCAGTTCCTTTGCCAGCAGGCGGGCCGACAGCACCACATAAAGATTGTCAGCATCCGTGGGCAGTACGGTCGTCAGTCCGCGGGCACGTGTGACTCCGGCATCAATAAGGATCTGATCCTGTGTCGCATCCCCGTGCATGAACAGCCAGCCGTCCGCCTTCATTTCGTCGGTCATCAGGTCCGGATTCTCGTCCACAATGACGAAGGACTGATTTCGACGGTGAAGATACTCACAAAGCGTCGCTCCCATTCGACCGTAGCCGCAAATGATGAAGTGGTCGGACAATTGATCCATAACCTTTTGCATGCGTTGCCGCTCCAAAAACCTGCGGAGATCACCACTGACAACTGTCTGGCCAAACTGAAATGCGCTGTACGTGAAAACCCCCACACCACTGGTTAGGAATATCACAACGAATATCTTCGTCGCAGGCGTCAGCGGTTCAGGTTCCTGAGACCCGACGGTCGTCATCAAAATGACCACCTGGTAGAAACAATCCAGAACCGGCTGATGCGTCAGTATTCGGAGACCCAATGTCCCCGCCAGCAGCACGGTGAGCAACAACAGCGGGATTTGAATAAGACGTCTCACACAACCGCGCCCCTTGGGAGTCAGCGCCGGGCGATTCAGGTTTGACCACGATGGTAGCAAATCTCTCGGGCCAGGCGAATTAGGTTACTTGACGCAGATATGGATCCAGCGTCATGATGACGCAAAGAGCAGTACTCCTACTGTCCGATTGACAAATTTCCCTCCAACGTGAATCGATGAAATTCCCCACGTGATGATTACCAACATTCATTTGTCTCCGTATCTGCGTTCCGGAGTGGCCGCCGTCCTAACGGGATTATTGATGTTCTCTTTTACTGCCGGGGCTGCGGCCGGTGACCGACTCGAATTCAAAACTCCCAATGCCGGCGAGAAAACCAAGCATATTGTGCTGGTCGCTGGCGACGAGGAATACCGAAGTGAAGAATCAATGCCGATGCTGGCCAAAATTCTAAGCCGGCACCATGCCTACAACTGTACAGTTGTGTTTTCGTTTGGCCCGGACGGCGCAAAGTATGTGGATCCAAATAACCAACAGGGTCTAAGAGGGCTGGAAGCCCTGCAGTCTGCCGACCTGATGATCATCGGCACTCGATTCCGACAACCGTCGCCCGAGCAGACGGAGTACATCACCGACTACCTGAATGCCGGCAGACCGGTGATTGGAATTCGCACAGCAACACATGCGTTCCGCGGAGAGGGAACCTTTGGCAGCATCAGCTATGGAGAATTTGGCCGCAAAATACTGGGAGAACAATGGGTCAGTCATCACGGCAGGCATAAGAAGGAAGGGGCACGTGGAGTGATTCAGACCGAATTCGCCGGTCATGCAATTCTTAACGGCGTCCGGAATGTGTTCGCCCCCAGTGATGTGTACGGTGTCATTCATCTGACTGCCGATGATCAGATCCTGTTGCGGGGAGCCGTGACGGCATCACTGGACCCAAAGTCTGAAATTCTTTCTGATGATCCTCGGAATGATCCGATGCAACCCTTTGCCTGGCTGCACACATATACAACGCCGGACGGAACCGGACAGGGACAATCATTTTGTACAACTGCGGGTGCGTCCGTGGATCTGCTCAGCTATGACCTGAGACGTTTGATTGTCAACGCGGCGTATTATCTGACCGGCAGAGAGGTTCCTGCTGCGGCGGATGTTCGTTTTGTGGATCCGTTTTATCCCAGCTTCTACGGTTTTATCCGCGATCAGGCTTACTGGAAAAATGCAAACATGACGCCTCAGGACTACGGTCCCGGCAAATCGCCGAGGATGGCCGATCCTCCGGGTTCTCCGAAATGGCCGTTCCGGGCGATGCCCGGTAAAAACTGAACAGACATCCGTCTTCAGTTTCGTCACAGTCAGTTTTTGCCATGACATCAACAAGTCTCGCGCTTCCTGTGATTCAGAACTGGAGCTGCCACAATTGTGGTGGCTGTTGTCGTGAACATCTCATTGAAATCACAGAAGACGAAAAACGTCGTATCGAGCAACAGGGCTGGACCCGCGAAGATGGGATTCCAATGGATCGCCCGGTGATCCGAAAGATTGGCCCGGGTCGATATCAACTGGCACATAAGGACGACAATTCCTGTGTTTTTCTGAACGATCAGGGTTTATGTCTGATTCATACGAGATTTGGCGAGCGACAAAAGCCCCTGGCGTGCCAGGTTTATCCATATGCATTTCACCCAGGTGACCGTCGGATCACAACCAGCCTGAGGTTCAGTTGCCCCTCAGTCGTTCAGAACGCCGGCCGGAGCATCCAAGAACAACGGTCCGAACTTCAACGACTTTGCGGCCAGGTCACAGCGGGGCGCCAGACGGAGACCAAGCCGCCG
The Fuerstiella sp. genome window above contains:
- a CDS encoding NAD-binding protein produces the protein MRRLIQIPLLLLTVLLAGTLGLRILTHQPVLDCFYQVVILMTTVGSQEPEPLTPATKIFVVIFLTSGVGVFTYSAFQFGQTVVSGDLRRFLERQRMQKVMDQLSDHFIICGYGRMGATLCEYLHRRNQSFVIVDENPDLMTDEMKADGWLFMHGDATQDQILIDAGVTRARGLTTVLPTDADNLYVVLSARLLAKELQIVARGSGERAAEKMQRAGATRVINPLSTGAIRMARLMLSPSIENFIEVAESHGVEWEIADVQVPDESPLVNCQLNETPLRQAGIILLGVCKPSGETHFPPAADLTIEAGDSLFAFGTSEKMLAFPMLLDGERDC
- a CDS encoding ThuA domain-containing protein, with amino-acid sequence MITNIHLSPYLRSGVAAVLTGLLMFSFTAGAAAGDRLEFKTPNAGEKTKHIVLVAGDEEYRSEESMPMLAKILSRHHAYNCTVVFSFGPDGAKYVDPNNQQGLRGLEALQSADLMIIGTRFRQPSPEQTEYITDYLNAGRPVIGIRTATHAFRGEGTFGSISYGEFGRKILGEQWVSHHGRHKKEGARGVIQTEFAGHAILNGVRNVFAPSDVYGVIHLTADDQILLRGAVTASLDPKSEILSDDPRNDPMQPFAWLHTYTTPDGTGQGQSFCTTAGASVDLLSYDLRRLIVNAAYYLTGREVPAAADVRFVDPFYPSFYGFIRDQAYWKNANMTPQDYGPGKSPRMADPPGSPKWPFRAMPGKN